The Acidobacteriota bacterium genome includes the window GTCGCGACGGCATTTTTGTCTGGGTCGGTCCACGATCCGAACTCGAACAGGCCGTCCGATTGACGGAAGACGGTCATACGGTGGATGCCGACGGCGGGACCGCACTCCCAGGATTTGTCGATCCCCACACCCATCTGCCGTTCATCGGCTGGAGAGAATCGGAATTCGACGAGCGACTCCGCGGCGCCAGCTACTCGGACATCGCGGCCCGTGGCGGTGGGATCCTCTCGACGGTTGCGAAGACCCGGGAGGCCTCCACCGAGCAACTGGCCGAGACGGTAGAGAACCGGCTCGACGCGATGCTGGCGCTGGGGACCACCACCGTCGAGGCCAAGAGTGGTTACGGCCTCTCCTTCGACCACGAGATCAAACAGCTGGAGGCGCTGAGCCACGCTGCCCGCCATCATCCGGTCAAGCTGGTCCCGACCTTCCTGGGTGCCCACACGATCCCCCCGGAGTTCAAGGACCGACGCGCCGATTACGTCGCCTTGCTGGTGGATCGACTCCTGCCGGAGATCGTCGAGCGCCAATTGGCCGAGTACGCCGATGCGTTCGTCGACGCCCATGCCTTTTCCATCGACGAGGCGAGGACCATCCTGACGGCGGCACGCGAGAGCGGGCTCGGTGTACGCCTCCACGCCGATCAGCTGGCCGACGACGGTGCGGCGGCGCTGGCGGCGGAGCTGGGGGCCAGCTCGGCCGACCACCTGGAGTACGCCTCGGATGCCGGCATCGAGGCGATGGCGAAAGCCGGCACCGGTGGGATCCTCCTGCCTGCCGCGACGTTCTTCCTGATGATGGATGCCCCGCCCCCCGGACGACGACTGGTCGATGGCGGTGTCCCCGTGGCGTTGGCCACCGACTTCAATCCAGGCTCTTGTCCAACCGAGTCGATGACGGCGGCCATGTGGTTCGCCTGTCTGAACGGGAAGCTGACGGTGGACGAGGCGATCACGGCAGCGACGCTGAACGCGGCCCACACCCTCGGACGTGCCGACCGCATCGGTAGTGTCGAGGTCGGGAAGCGCGCGGACCTGGTCGTTCATCGCATCCCCAATCGGTACCACCTGGTCTACCGATTCGGGGCGCCTCGTGTCGAGTTTGTCTTTGCTGCGGGACGGTTGGTCTACGAGGCCTAGAAGAGCGGTGCCTTCTCCTCGGCGTTGAAGGTGTAGACGTAGGTGTAGAACTTCAGGTCGATCGGGTGCTCGTACTTGGCCGTCACGGTCATCCAGCCCGCCGTGCGCTTGATCTTCACGTCTTTCGTCTTGATCGGTACCTCGAGCTCCTCGGCCTTGGCCAGGATGCGGCGCTTGACTTCGCTGTCGTCGTCACGGACCGCGCCGTAGCGCACCTCGGTGCGCAGGACATCCTTGAACTCGTACGCGCTGACCCGAACCGGGATCACCTTGACGCCAATGAAGATCATCAAACTCGCGACGATCAACGCCACAAGCAATCCAACCCGACCCTCACCACTCTCATTATTAAAGCGCTTCATTGTGCGTTTCCCTTTTGTCGACCCTCGGCGATATCCGCCATCGCGTCGAATATAGGTTCGGCGCCTAACCGGGACAACCTGACCCTGAACCGGCGAAAAATCCCCTAAAACACACTGGATCGGCTACGCTGCCGCACATGAACTTCCTTACCCGTCATCTGCAGTTCGAGGTCCCGACCCGCATGGATTTCATCAACATCACTCGGGATGTCGAGATGTTGGTCGACGAGAGCGGGATCCAGGAAGGCCTGTGTCTGGTCAACGCGATGCACATCACGGCCAGCGTCTTCATCAATGACGACGAGTCGGGCCTACATCAGGACTACAAGAAATGGCTGGAGGAGTTAGCGCCTCATGACCCCTCGCGATATCTCCACAATCGCACGGGAGAGGACAACGGCGACGCCCATCACAAGCGGCAGATCATGGGTCGCGAGGTGGTGGTCGCGGTGACCGCTGGACGCCTGGACTTCGGGCCGTGGGAGCAGATCTTCTACGGCGAGTTTGACGGCCGTCGCGCCAAACGAGTCCTGGTCAAGATTATCGGGGAGTAGCCTAGTTCTTGAACAGGTCGTCGAACGCCGTGCGTGCGGTCGGCTTGGCCTGCTTCTTCGTCCGACGGCCAGTGACATCCAACACAAGACGCGGTCTGAACATCGAACAGTCGTTGGACGTGGTCTTGTTGGCGATCGCCTCTTCGAGAGGTTCCCGACATTGGAACCGGGCGTTGCTGTCGAAACTCTTGCAGAAGCGGCAGCAGTGTAGATCGGTCGAACAGCCGGGACAGCGGCTGCCTCGGGCCATGGCTTCCACCCGATCGACGTCGCGACCACAGCTGTAACAGCGGACCACTTCGTTGGCATCGCGATCCAGCGCATGACGGAGGCCACGCTTGTGGATCAGCTGCTCCTTCGTCAGGTCCTTTCGTGGACCTCCGCTCGGTCCGCCTCGTGGGCGGTCTTCACGGTCACGATCGTCGTTGCGATCCTGGTAACCGGAATGTCGATACTTTCGACTCATCGATCCTCGCAGACGTGGGGAGCGGGTCGTAACCGAAGGGGGAGACGGGAGGCAACGGTGGGTCGCCACGGATCAGAATACCATGCGGGGTCCCTTGACGCCCTGTTTCCGGCGTTCGATAATCCTGAGTCTCTCAACCCGGAATCCAGAATCGATGAGCTCCGACTCCTCGGGCAACCCACAGTTTGGCGGGCGACATCGATTGCTTCTACGCGTCGAGCGCTTCGGAAGACGACACTACCTGATCGTCTTCGTGATGGCTGCGTTGGCGCTGGCGGCGGGTGGGTTCTTCGGATCCAAACTAAAACTGGAATCCAATGTCCTAGCGTTGATTCCCGAGGGAAATCGCCAGGTCGACACGCTGAAGGAAGCGTTGAACGACTTCGGTTCGATCGATTACCTGATGGTGCTGCTCGAGGCGGCGGACGATAACTCCCAGGACTCGCTCGAGGATTTCTCCGACGTCCTGGCGGAGCGCCTCTCGGCTGAGACCGAACTGATCGAGTACGTCGAGCATCGGTTCGCGTTGGATGAGTCGTTCCTCGAACTGTTCTACGACAACGCGCTGCTCTTCTTGCCACCGGAGAAGTTGGCCGACGTGGCGGCCAAGTTGGAAGACGAAGCGATTCGCCGCCAGGTTCAGGAGACGCGACTCCATCTGAGCAATCCGGCGGCAATCCTCCTCGATGACCCACAGCGCGCAGATCCGCTCGGGTTGATGCCGCTGTTCCTGGATCGCCTGCAGAGCAATCGCAACGTGCTGCAGATCGATGTCAGCGACGGCTACTACCTGTCGCGCGATCGCAAGTTGTTGATCATGTTGGTCAAGCCGACGGGCCCCTCGCAGGACATCGATTTCGACGAGCGCCTGCTACAGGCGGTGCGCCAGGCCGAGACCGATTCCCGCGACGAGATCCACGAGCGGGACGGCGCCGATGCGTTGACGCCTTCGGTGCACTACGGCGGAAACTACGCGGTCGCCGTAGACGAGGCCGATCTGATCCGTGAGGACGTCAGCCGGAATCTGATCCTCTCGCTTCTCGCGGTCTCGATGCTGTACTGGCTCTGTTACCGACGATTCGCGGCGTTGCTCTACAGCAGCATCCCGCTTCTGGTCGGCCAGGCCCTGACCTTCGGGCTGGCGTTTCTGGTGCTCCAATCGCTGAACGCGTCGTCCTCGGCGTTCACCGCATTACTGATGGGGCTTGGTACGGACTTCGTCATCGTCATCTACGCACGGTATGTCGAGGAGCGTCGGGCCGGCAGAACCCTCGCGCAGGCCACCGAGCGAATGATCGGCGAGACCGGGCTTGGGGTCTTCACCGGAGCCATCACATCGGCCGGCACGTTCTACGCGATGTGCATCAGCCAGTTTCGCGGCCTGCGGGATCTCGGCTTCTTGATTGGCAGCGGCATCCTGCTCTGCGCGGTGGCGATCCTGTTCATGCTTCCGGCGATGATCACCTGGAACGAGGGTGTACGAAAGCGCAAGGTCGATTCGGTCAAGAAACTGCATCTGCAGTCGTTCCTTCTGGAGCACCTGATTCCGTTGTCGGTCCGCTATCGCAAGACCGTCATCACGTTGATCGTCATCGCGACCCTCGGTAGTGGCTGGCTGGCGACGCGGTTGGAATTCGACGATTCGATCAAGGCGCTCCGCAGTAACAAGTCTGCGGCCTACCAGGTTCAGAAGCGCATCACGGACCGCTTCGGTGCGGCACTCTCGTACATGATGGCCATCGTGGAGGCACCCACCCACGACGAGGCCCTGGCCTTGACGCAGAAGGTCGAAGATCGACTGCAGCCGTTCGTCGAGGACGGCACCGTCGGCTCCTACGATTCCGTCCTGGCCTACCTACCCGGCGAGACTCAGCAGCGAGAGGTCTTACAGGCGGTCGCCGCCAGTCCCGCGGAATTCGACGCCGAACGGGTCAAGAGCACGTTTCTCTCGGAGCTCGATAAACAGAGGATGAACCCCGCGGCGTTCGACGAGTTCCTGGGACGACTGGATCGCTTTCTCGGTCCCGAGCAGCCGTTGAGGCTCCAGGACCTCGAGAACCGTGGTCTGGATCGACTTCTGGGTCGTTACGTGCGGAGCGACGAGGGACGGGTACGAATCGTGACCTACGTCTTTCTCGCCGATGCTCGCTGGAAGCGTCAACCTCCGCCCGGCTTCGTCAACGCTCTGACCGGCGATGACGCACGGATTGTCATCACCGGCACGAACGTCGTCAGCAAGGAGTTCCGCAGAATCTTCAGCCGCGAAGCGCCGCGTGCGGTGGCTCTTGGGCTTGTGGTCGTCTTCGTGTTGCTGTGGATCGATTTCCGCAGCCTTCGTCTGACGAGTATCGCCCTGGCGCAGCTGGTCTGCGGCGTGATCATGATGCTCGGCATGATGCGCGTGCTGGACGTGCCGCTGAACTACGTCAACGCCTTCGTTGCGACGATGATCCTGGGTGTCGGAATCGACTACAGTATTCATATCGTGCATCGCTTCACACTCAGCGATGGACTTGTCGAGGAAGGACTCCTCGAAACGGGCAAGGCCGTCGTCATGGCGGCGTTGACCAATATCGCCGGGTTCGGAACTCTCTGGTTTGGCAACTACCCGGCCCTTCGGAGTTTCGGCCAGGTCGCGTTGATCGGCTCGTTGACCTGCTTGCTGACCGCATTGACCCTGGTTCCAGCCATCATGGGTCGCCAACAGAAAGGTTGATCTGTGGCGTCGATGTTCTGGATCGCAGTGTTGCTTGGCCTGGTCGAGGGTCTAACGGAGTTCCTTCCCGTTTCGTCGACCGGTCACCTGATCGTTACATCGGCCTTGCTAGGTTTCGAGGGAGAGCGGGCCGAACTGTTCGAGATCTTCATCCAGCTGGGTGCGATTCTCGGCGTGGTCGTCGAATTCCGTCAAAAGCTGTTCAAGCTGGTCTTTGAGCTCCCGACGCAACGCCGTTCGCGCACCTTCGCCGTCAAGTTGTTGATCGCGTTCCTGCCGTTGGCCATCGTCGGCCTGGCGTTGCGGGACCTGATCACGACCCATCTGTTCAATCCGCAGATGGTCGCCTGGGCGTTGATCGTCGGTGCGATCCTGATCCTGATCGTCGAGGGGATCCGGATCAAGCCGAACGTACACGACGCGACCAACCTAGGTTGGGGACAGGCGGCGTGGATCGGCCTGGCCCAGATGCTGGCACTCTGGCCGGGCTTTTCTCGGTCCGCGGCGACGATCCTCGGCGGGGTGGTCACCGGTCTCGATCGGCGTGCCGCGACCGAGTTCTCGTTCTTCCTGGCGATCCCGGTGATGATGGCCGCCGGCTGCTACGACCTCTACAGCAACTTTCATCATCTACAGCCCGGCGACGGTGGATGGTTGTCGCTGTCGTTCGCCATCTCGTTCGTCGTCGGCTGGGCTGCGGTCCGCTGGCTCCTCAAGTTCGTTGCCACACACACGTTTCGAGCGTTCGCCTACTATCGCATCGTTCTTGGGTGCGTCCTGTTGATCTACTTTCACTGATCGGGAGGTTGTCCCGGGATGACGACCAAACCCACGCCGGGGCAGACCGGTATCGGCGACATGGACGCCGGTGAGTTTCGCGAATGGGCACACCGTGTCGCGGATCTCGCCGCAGACTATCTGGAGGGTCTTGAGCAGCTTCCCGTCGTTCCGAACGTCAAACCGGGCGAGATCCGCGCGCAGCTCTCCGACGCGCCGCCCGTCGATCCGCAGCCCACCGAAGAGATCTTTGCCGACTACAAGCGATTGATCGAACCCAACATCACCCACTGGCAGCACCCTCGATTCATGGCCTATTTCCCCAGCATGGCCAGTGGTCCGGGAATCCTCGGCGAGTGGCTGTCCGCGACTCTGAATTCCAACGTGATGATGTGGCGCAACGCCCCGGCGTCAACAGAGCTGGAGGAGTGTGTCGTCGCATGGCTGCGACAGATGCTTGGCCTACCGGGGACGTTCAGCGGGATGTTCACCGACACGGCATCGATCTCGACGCTCCTCAGCCTGGTGGCGGCCCGTCACAAGGTTCTGGATCTGGAGACTCCCACTCGGTTGAGGCTCTACGCCTCCGATCAGGCTCACATGTCGATCGAGAAGGCGGCGATGGTGATCGGTGTGGGCCCGGACGGGGTGCGACCCATCCCCGCAGATCGAAACTACCGCATGGACGTCGATGCACTGGCGCGCGCGATCCGCGAAGACCGTGACGCCGGCTGGCAACCGTTCTGTGTGGCCGGAACGCTCGGCACGACCGCCTCGACGAGTATCGACCCGGCACGAGCCATCGGAGAGTTATGTCGGGACGAGGGTCTGTGGTGCCATTTCGATGCGGCTTACGGTGGGGCCCTGGCGTTGGTTCCCGAGTACCGTGACTTGCTGGCGGGCTGGGAGCTGGCCGACTCGATCGTCATCAATCCCCACAAGTGGTTCTTCACGCCGTTCGATGCGTCGTTACTTCTCTTCCGCGATGGTGATGCGTTTCGTAACGCATTCGCCCTGAATCCCGAGTACCTGAAAACGGCGACCGACGGTCAGGCGACGAACTTCAATGAGTACGGAATCCAGCTCGGGCGTCGATTCCGTGCGTTGAAGCTGTGGATCATGATCCGTTACTTCGGGACCGAGGGGTTTGCCAGGCGGATTCGTGCTCACGTCGAGTGGGCAAGGGAGTTCCGTGACTGGATCGACGCGGCGCAGGATTGGGAACGGCTGGCGCCGACGCCCGCTGCGACGATCTGTTTTCGTTATCACCCGAGTGGAATCGACGACCCCGGGACGCTGGACCGGTTGAATGTCGACATCCTGGAGCGCATCAACGAGGAGGGCCGGTTCTATCTCTCCCACGCCAGGTTGGACGATCGTCATACCCTCAGATTGACGATCGGCAATCTCCGCCAGACACGCGCACATGTCGCAGAAGCCTGGCAGGTTCTGCAGGCAACCGCGGCGCGGGTGACGCCCCGCGAGGACTGAGGCACCTGCTTGCACCCTCCCACCGCATGACGTACACAAAGGCGGGGGAGTTTGTCTTGCCGCGGTTTACGCGCAATCTACTGCTCGGGATCCTCTGCCTGTTGTTACCGGGCGGGGTGACGGTCGACGGCTCGTCGTCCGATTCGCCGCCGCGATTCGTCCCCGGCGAGATCCTCGTCAAGTTTCGCGACGATGTCGACGCAGGCGCGAGGCGGCAGACGACCGGTCGCTTCAACGTCGCCAGGATCCACCGCGACCGTCACGGGCTGGAACGGATGCGAGTTGGACCGCTGGAGGATGTCGAGACGATCGCCCGCAAGCTCGCCGCCGAATCGGAAGTTCTCTACGCAGAACCCAACTGGATGGTTTCCCTCTATCGTCAACCTGACGATCCTTTTCACTTCCAGCAGTACTGGCTTACAAACGCCGGTCAGACCGGCGGAACACCCGGCGCCGACATCCGCGCGATGGAAGCCTGGGATCTGACCACCGGTAGTCGCGATGTGATCGTCGCGATCATCGATTCGGGGATCGATGTCAACCACCCCGATCTTCTTCCAAACCTCTGGACCAATGAGAACGAGATCGCCGGGAACGGGATAGATGACGATAACAACGGTTACGTCGACGACACCGCCGGCTGGAACTTCTTCACCGACAACAACGATCCCTTCGACGACAACGATCATGGCACCCATGTCGCCGGAATCGTCGGGGCGGTGGGGGACAACGGCCGCGGTGTCAGTGGCGTGGCCTGGAAGGTCACGTTGATGCCGTTGAAGTTCACGGACAGTGCCGGGTTCGGTTCGACCTCGGACGCCGTCGCCGCGCTGGACTACGCCGTCGCGATGGGCGCACGCGTCAGCAACAATTCATGGGGTGGGTCGTTCAACTCACAGGCGTTGCGAGACGCCATTCAGAGGGCGGGTGAGGCGGACCATCTGTTCGTCGCGGCGGCCGGCAACAGTGCCGTGGATATCGATCAGCTACCGCAGTTCCCGGCAGGCTACGATCTGGACAACATCCTCACCGTGATGGCGACCAACGATCGCGACCTGCCTGCCTTCTTCACGAACATTGGCCCCATCGGCGTGGATGTCGCCGCCGCCGGTGAGCGAGTTCTCAGTTCGGTGGTCGGCGGAACCTATCGCCAGCTGACCGGGACATCGATGGCGGCGCCACAGGTCACCGGCGTGGCCGCGTTGGCTCTCTCGGTCGCGCCGAACATCCCCGCGCTTGCGCTCAAGCAGCGGATTCTCGACTCGGCGATTCCCGTGCCGAGTCTCACGGGTTACAGTCGGACCGGGGCCCGTCTCGACGCGCTCGGAGTCTTGCAGGCCATCGACGACGTTGCTCCCGGTCGGATCGACGACCTCCATCTGCTGGAACTCGGTAGCACCCGCGCCGTAATTACATGGACCGCGCCGGGGGACGATGGCGACGACGGTACCGTCTGGCGCTACCGGATT containing:
- the hutI gene encoding imidazolonepropionase, whose protein sequence is MIDADLIVTHIAELATPTGNGPRLGADLGQLTTIPDAAVACRDGIFVWVGPRSELEQAVRLTEDGHTVDADGGTALPGFVDPHTHLPFIGWRESEFDERLRGASYSDIAARGGGILSTVAKTREASTEQLAETVENRLDAMLALGTTTVEAKSGYGLSFDHEIKQLEALSHAARHHPVKLVPTFLGAHTIPPEFKDRRADYVALLVDRLLPEIVERQLAEYADAFVDAHAFSIDEARTILTAARESGLGVRLHADQLADDGAAALAAELGASSADHLEYASDAGIEAMAKAGTGGILLPAATFFLMMDAPPPGRRLVDGGVPVALATDFNPGSCPTESMTAAMWFACLNGKLTVDEAITAATLNAAHTLGRADRIGSVEVGKRADLVVHRIPNRYHLVYRFGAPRVEFVFAAGRLVYEA
- a CDS encoding secondary thiamine-phosphate synthase enzyme YjbQ, with product MNFLTRHLQFEVPTRMDFINITRDVEMLVDESGIQEGLCLVNAMHITASVFINDDESGLHQDYKKWLEELAPHDPSRYLHNRTGEDNGDAHHKRQIMGREVVVAVTAGRLDFGPWEQIFYGEFDGRRAKRVLVKIIGE
- a CDS encoding pyridoxal-dependent decarboxylase, translating into MTTKPTPGQTGIGDMDAGEFREWAHRVADLAADYLEGLEQLPVVPNVKPGEIRAQLSDAPPVDPQPTEEIFADYKRLIEPNITHWQHPRFMAYFPSMASGPGILGEWLSATLNSNVMMWRNAPASTELEECVVAWLRQMLGLPGTFSGMFTDTASISTLLSLVAARHKVLDLETPTRLRLYASDQAHMSIEKAAMVIGVGPDGVRPIPADRNYRMDVDALARAIREDRDAGWQPFCVAGTLGTTASTSIDPARAIGELCRDEGLWCHFDAAYGGALALVPEYRDLLAGWELADSIVINPHKWFFTPFDASLLLFRDGDAFRNAFALNPEYLKTATDGQATNFNEYGIQLGRRFRALKLWIMIRYFGTEGFARRIRAHVEWAREFRDWIDAAQDWERLAPTPAATICFRYHPSGIDDPGTLDRLNVDILERINEEGRFYLSHARLDDRHTLRLTIGNLRQTRAHVAEAWQVLQATAARVTPRED
- a CDS encoding undecaprenyl-diphosphate phosphatase; the encoded protein is MFWIAVLLGLVEGLTEFLPVSSTGHLIVTSALLGFEGERAELFEIFIQLGAILGVVVEFRQKLFKLVFELPTQRRSRTFAVKLLIAFLPLAIVGLALRDLITTHLFNPQMVAWALIVGAILILIVEGIRIKPNVHDATNLGWGQAAWIGLAQMLALWPGFSRSAATILGGVVTGLDRRAATEFSFFLAIPVMMAAGCYDLYSNFHHLQPGDGGWLSLSFAISFVVGWAAVRWLLKFVATHTFRAFAYYRIVLGCVLLIYFH
- a CDS encoding MMPL family transporter; its protein translation is MSSDSSGNPQFGGRHRLLLRVERFGRRHYLIVFVMAALALAAGGFFGSKLKLESNVLALIPEGNRQVDTLKEALNDFGSIDYLMVLLEAADDNSQDSLEDFSDVLAERLSAETELIEYVEHRFALDESFLELFYDNALLFLPPEKLADVAAKLEDEAIRRQVQETRLHLSNPAAILLDDPQRADPLGLMPLFLDRLQSNRNVLQIDVSDGYYLSRDRKLLIMLVKPTGPSQDIDFDERLLQAVRQAETDSRDEIHERDGADALTPSVHYGGNYAVAVDEADLIREDVSRNLILSLLAVSMLYWLCYRRFAALLYSSIPLLVGQALTFGLAFLVLQSLNASSSAFTALLMGLGTDFVIVIYARYVEERRAGRTLAQATERMIGETGLGVFTGAITSAGTFYAMCISQFRGLRDLGFLIGSGILLCAVAILFMLPAMITWNEGVRKRKVDSVKKLHLQSFLLEHLIPLSVRYRKTVITLIVIATLGSGWLATRLEFDDSIKALRSNKSAAYQVQKRITDRFGAALSYMMAIVEAPTHDEALALTQKVEDRLQPFVEDGTVGSYDSVLAYLPGETQQREVLQAVAASPAEFDAERVKSTFLSELDKQRMNPAAFDEFLGRLDRFLGPEQPLRLQDLENRGLDRLLGRYVRSDEGRVRIVTYVFLADARWKRQPPPGFVNALTGDDARIVITGTNVVSKEFRRIFSREAPRAVALGLVVVFVLLWIDFRSLRLTSIALAQLVCGVIMMLGMMRVLDVPLNYVNAFVATMILGVGIDYSIHIVHRFTLSDGLVEEGLLETGKAVVMAALTNIAGFGTLWFGNYPALRSFGQVALIGSLTCLLTALTLVPAIMGRQQKG